One genomic region from Cryptococcus deuterogattii R265 chromosome 7, complete sequence encodes:
- a CDS encoding dimethylaniline monooxygenase produces the protein MTLPRLISTLIVGGGPAGIVSLKYTIEYGEAWSTDEEPLLIEMEPEIGGTFRWRGYQNAELVSSKQLTCFSDFRYPLDSPDHPSLPNFVEYLNRYIDNFNLRHLIRTSTKLISLDYASLGSKDLYKHQATIQPLDDNGLPQGEPLIVLAKRVIITTGLHVTPNIPLIPGLNSTPCIPEPPKWIHSSAYKSRDQLQGKKVLVLGCGETGMDVGYEAIMAPAKKVWLGVRTGFLSFPKVLNNFRVLGTTFDGKLPIDGLITNLFETAYVHPWVAASHIRWFISDLVIKRVLWVLTGTMAGCNQWAGELPPDRQGRAYVFLNKSAKAMQFINRPFYSLSPIHRWFAHYIDPPSPPGDPKIDIVPFPQGFDFEGRAVFPAPPEHRRKETAWKYECKPDLVVLCTGYRQDWSWLGEGYPRGPEDCEIRGITSAKDPSVAFIGFVRPGVGAIPPIAEMQAQLFLLLAEKRIPIPVSPETYHLLHSPTSRIQYGVDYSTYMSTLAKDIGSAPGLLKLWWEYGWFVLFVYCFGAAFPTFYRLTGPFKVAKAKGIVETELWDTIKRRGVIGNIFMGVIPMVFYACLNLGAYVLEFVWKVVTPIFDLPVSPLEFFQEKSITVKSK, from the exons ATGACTCTCCCAAGGCTAATATCTACCCTTATCGTCGGAGGTGGTCCTGCAGGTATCGTCTCGCTCAAGTATACCATCGAGTATGGAGAAGCGTGGTCCACGGACGAGGAGCCGTTGCTCATAGAGATGGAGCCTGAAATTGGGGGTACTTTTAG ATGGAGAGGTTATCAAAATGCGGAGCTGGTAAGCTCAAAACAGTTAACTTGTTTCTCCGACTTCCGGTACCCTCTGGACTCTCCTGACCACCCTTCATTGCCCAACTTTGTGGAGTATCTCAACCGTTACATCGATAACTTCAATTTACGGCATCTGATTCGTACATCCACCAAGCTCATCTCCCTCGATTATGCTTCATTAGGTAGTAAAGATCTCTATAAGCATCAGGCTACTATTCAGCCGCTCGACGATAATGGGCTTCCCCAAGGAGAACCCCTAATCGTCCTCGCCAAAAGAGTGATCATCACCACCGGTCTACATGTCACTCCCAACATTCCCCTTATACCGGGGCTCAACTCGACCCCTTGTATCCCCGAACCACCAAAATGGATCCATTCTTCTGCCTACAAATCTCGAGATCAGTTGCAAGGCAAAAAAGTACTCGTGCTGGGATGTGGGGAAACAGGGATGGATGTGGGGTACGAAGCGATAATGGCCCCTGCAAAGAAGGTATGGTTAGGTGTCCGAACCGGtttcttgtccttcccTAAGGTACTCAACAACTTTCGAGTATTGGGCACTACATTTGATGGGAAACTTCCCATCGATGGTCTCATAACAAAC CTCTTCGAGACTGCCTATGTTCATCCATGGGTGGCAGCATCTCATATCAGATGGTTCATCTCTGACCTGGTCATTAAGCGTGTTCTCTGGGTACTTACAGGTACTATGGCCGGATGTAACCAGTGGGCTGGTGAGCTTCCCCCTGATAGACAAGGACGTGCATACGTCTTTCTCAACAAATCCGCGAAAGCGATGCAATTTATCAATCGACCATTTtactctctttcccctaTCCATCGCTGGTTCGCACATTATATCGACCCTCCTTCACCGCCTGGTGATCCAAAAATCGACATCGTTCCCTTCCCACAAGGGTTTGACTTCGAAGGAAGGGCGGTCTTTCCGGCCCCGCCGGAACataggagaaaagagaccGCATGGAAATACGAGTGTAAACCCGACTTGGTGGTGTTGTGTACTGGATACAGACAGGATTGGAGTTGGTTGGGTGAAGGCTACCCAAGAGGTCCCGAGGATTGCGAAATCAGAGGGATCACCAGTGCGAAAGACCCGAGTGTTGCGTTCATCGGATTCGTCAGACCTGGTGTTG GTGCCATTCCTCCCATAGCAGAGATGCAAGCCCAACTCTTTTTACTTCTCGCTGAAAAACGTATCCCAATTCCTGTTTCACCAGAGACATACCATCTCCTGCACTCGCCTACATCGCGTATCCAATATGGCGTCGATTATTCTACCTACATGTCAACTCTTGCAAAAGACATTGGCTCCGCTCCGGGATTGTTGAAATTATGGTGGGAATACGGGTGGTTCGTCTTATTCGTATATTG TTTTGGGGCAGCGTTTCCCACGTTCTACAGACTTACAGGACCTTTCAAAGTCGCCAAGGCAAAGGGTATCGTAGAGACGGAGCTTTGGGATACCATCAAGAGACGCGGTGTGATTGGAAATATATTCATGGGTGTCATTCCTATG GTATTTTATGCCTGCCTCAATTTGGGGGCATATGTCCTTGAGTTTGTCTGGAAGGTTGTGACTCCCATTTTTGATTTACCCGTGTCACCTTTGGAATTCTTTCAAGAGAAATCAATCACCGTCAAGTCGAAGTGA
- a CDS encoding transcription initiation factor IIA subunit 2, translated as MSAGQTYYEFYRGSSIGTALTDALDELITQGDIPPQLAMRVLQQFDKSLTECLQKGVKNKTTIKGHLSTYRLCDDVWTFVVKDPQFKMEGVGAGSEMVTGSKIKIVACKSGDAADGKKAGARE; from the exons ATGTCAGCTGGTCAGACATACTACGAATTTTACCGAGGATCCAG TATTGGGACAGCTCTTACGGATGCGCTTGATGAATTGATTACGCAAGGCGATATTCCCCCCCAACTGGCTATGCGGGTGCTTCAGCAA TTTGACAAATCTCTAACTGAATGTCTTCAAAAAGGTGTGAAGAACAAGACCACAATCAAAGGCCATCTTTCAACTTATAGATTATGTGATGATGTGTGGACATTCGTTGTAAAGGATCCTCAATTCAAGATGGAAGGTGTTGGTGCCGG GTCCGAAATGGTCACCGGATCCAAGATCAAGATAGTAGCGTGCAAGAGCGGAGATGCTGCAGATGGCAAGAAAGCCGGTGCAAGAGAATAA